A window from Camelus dromedarius isolate mCamDro1 chromosome 9, mCamDro1.pat, whole genome shotgun sequence encodes these proteins:
- the LOC105105037 gene encoding zinc finger protein 211 isoform X1, translating into MAAAALRVGAQQDSVTFEDVAVYFSREEWCLLDEVHIRLYLDVMLENFALVSMLGSWHGVEGEEIPSKRRVSVEGVSQIRTSGAGVSPEKAQSCKMCVPVLRDILHLAEHQGTHSRQKAYICGACGKQFYFTANLQQPQRQLVTEKLFRCDMGGPSFLKSCTVHVSEDPFTCREIGKTFLASIGLQQQATNCRKKLNNSSECGAVFHSGKSHPSWSECQKASHHRDILVEDERVLSSDGFCECSTCGKAWTQRCTVTQHQKVHIGQRPHKCSECGKCFIQSHHLSTHRKMHTGEKPYECKECDKSFSQRCNFIQHQRVHTGERPYKCSECGKIFTYYSGFLTHQRVHSREKPYKCSDCGKSYTWRSGLRYHLRIHSGERPYQCSECGKSFSQRHQLSVHKEIHTRKKRYECKECGKSFSQRCHFIQHQGVHTGERPYECSDCGKSFTGRYGLHYHRRLHSGERPYKCSECRKSFTDRSSLHYHQRVHTGERPFKCTECGKSFTAMSGVRYHQRLHSGERPFDCSECGKSFTDRSGLHYHQRVHDGERPYDCSECGKSFISRCGLRYHQRLHSGERPYECSECGKSFTDRSGLHYHQRVHARARAL; encoded by the coding sequence gTTCTTGGCATGGAGTTGAGGGTGAAGAGATACCTTCTAAACGGAGGGTATCTGTAGAAGGAGTGTCACAGATCAGGACTTCCGGGGCAGGTGTGTCTCCTGAGAAGGCCCAGTCCTGTAAGATGTGTgtcccagttctgagagacatcCTGCACTTGGCTGAACACCAGGGAACACATAGCAGGCAGAAAGCATACATCTGTGGAGCATGTGGGAAGCAGTTCTATTTCACTGCAAACCTTCAACAGCCCCAGAGGCAGCTGGTTACAGAGAAACTCTTCAGGTGTGATATGGGGGGACCCTCATTTTTGAAGAGCTGCACAGTTCATGTATCAGAGGATCCATTTACCTGCAGGGAGATTGGGAAGACCTTCCTGGCCAGCATTGGTCTTCAGCAACAGGCCACTAATTGCAGGAAGAAACTAAACAACAGTAGTGAATGTGGAGCTGTTTTTCACAGTGGAAAAAGTCATCCCAGCTGGAGCGAATGCCAGAAGGCGTCCCACCACAGAGACATACTTGTTGAGGATGAGAGAGTCCTCAGTAGTGATGGGTTTTGTGAGTGCAGCACATGTGGGAAGGCCTGGACCCAAAGGTGTACAGTTACTCAGCACCAGAAAGTTCACATTGGACAAAGGCCTCACAAGTGCAGCGAATGTGGGAAATGCTTTATCCAAAGCCACCACCTCAGTACACACAGGAAGATGCACACTGGAGAAAAGCCTTATGAGTGCAAGGAATGTGATAAATCTTTTTCTCAAAGATGCAACTTCATTCAGcatcagagagttcacactggagaaaggccttataaatgcagtgaatgtgggaaaataTTTACCTACTATTCTGGTTTCCTTACACATCAAAGAGTTCACAGTAGAGAAAAGCCTTACAAGTGCAGTGATTGTGGGAAATCTTACACTTGGAGGTCTGGCCTTCGTTATCATCTGAGGATTCACAGTGGAGAAAGGCCTTATcagtgcagtgaatgtgggaaatcctttAGCCAAAGGCACCAGCTCAGTGTCCATAAGGAAATCCACACTAGAAAAAAGCGTTATGAGTGCAAGGAATGTGGTAAATCTTTTTCTCAAAGGTGCCACTTCATTCAACATCAGGGAGTTCACACCGGAGAAAGGCCTTATGAGTGCAGTGACTGTGGGAAGTCTTTTACTGGTAGATACGGCCTCCATTACCATCGGAGACTTCACAGCGGAGAAAGGCCTTATAAGTGCAGTGAATGCAGGAAATCCTTTACTGATAGGTCTAGCCTCCATTAccatcagagagttcacactggagaaaggccATTTAAATGCActgaatgtgggaaatctttcACTGCTATGTCTGGTGTTCGTTATCATCAGAGacttcacagtggagaaaggCCTTTTGACTgtagtgaatgtgggaaatctttcACTGATAGGTCTGGCCTGCATTACCATCAGAGAGTTCACGATGGAGAAAGGCCTTATGATTGCAGTGAATGTGGCAAATCTTTTATCAGTAGATGTGGCCTCCGTTACCATCAGAGacttcacagtggagaaaggCCGTAcgagtgcagtgaatgtgggaagtCCTTTACTGATAGATCTGGCCTCCATTATCATCAGAGAGTTCACGCTAGAGCAAGGGCCTTATGA
- the LOC105105037 gene encoding zinc finger protein 256 isoform X3 → MCVPVLRDILHLAEHQGTHSRQKAYICGACGKQFYFTANLQQPQRQLVTEKLFRCDMGGPSFLKSCTVHVSEDPFTCREIGKTFLASIGLQQQATNCRKKLNNSSECGAVFHSGKSHPSWSECQKASHHRDILVEDERVLSSDGFCECSTCGKAWTQRCTVTQHQKVHIGQRPHKCSECGKCFIQSHHLSTHRKMHTGEKPYECKECDKSFSQRCNFIQHQRVHTGERPYKCSECGKIFTYYSGFLTHQRVHSREKPYKCSDCGKSYTWRSGLRYHLRIHSGERPYQCSECGKSFSQRHQLSVHKEIHTRKKRYECKECGKSFSQRCHFIQHQGVHTGERPYECSDCGKSFTGRYGLHYHRRLHSGERPYKCSECRKSFTDRSSLHYHQRVHTGERPFKCTECGKSFTAMSGVRYHQRLHSGERPFDCSECGKSFTDRSGLHYHQRVHDGERPYDCSECGKSFISRCGLRYHQRLHSGERPYECSECGKSFTDRSGLHYHQRVHARARAL, encoded by the coding sequence ATGTGTgtcccagttctgagagacatcCTGCACTTGGCTGAACACCAGGGAACACATAGCAGGCAGAAAGCATACATCTGTGGAGCATGTGGGAAGCAGTTCTATTTCACTGCAAACCTTCAACAGCCCCAGAGGCAGCTGGTTACAGAGAAACTCTTCAGGTGTGATATGGGGGGACCCTCATTTTTGAAGAGCTGCACAGTTCATGTATCAGAGGATCCATTTACCTGCAGGGAGATTGGGAAGACCTTCCTGGCCAGCATTGGTCTTCAGCAACAGGCCACTAATTGCAGGAAGAAACTAAACAACAGTAGTGAATGTGGAGCTGTTTTTCACAGTGGAAAAAGTCATCCCAGCTGGAGCGAATGCCAGAAGGCGTCCCACCACAGAGACATACTTGTTGAGGATGAGAGAGTCCTCAGTAGTGATGGGTTTTGTGAGTGCAGCACATGTGGGAAGGCCTGGACCCAAAGGTGTACAGTTACTCAGCACCAGAAAGTTCACATTGGACAAAGGCCTCACAAGTGCAGCGAATGTGGGAAATGCTTTATCCAAAGCCACCACCTCAGTACACACAGGAAGATGCACACTGGAGAAAAGCCTTATGAGTGCAAGGAATGTGATAAATCTTTTTCTCAAAGATGCAACTTCATTCAGcatcagagagttcacactggagaaaggccttataaatgcagtgaatgtgggaaaataTTTACCTACTATTCTGGTTTCCTTACACATCAAAGAGTTCACAGTAGAGAAAAGCCTTACAAGTGCAGTGATTGTGGGAAATCTTACACTTGGAGGTCTGGCCTTCGTTATCATCTGAGGATTCACAGTGGAGAAAGGCCTTATcagtgcagtgaatgtgggaaatcctttAGCCAAAGGCACCAGCTCAGTGTCCATAAGGAAATCCACACTAGAAAAAAGCGTTATGAGTGCAAGGAATGTGGTAAATCTTTTTCTCAAAGGTGCCACTTCATTCAACATCAGGGAGTTCACACCGGAGAAAGGCCTTATGAGTGCAGTGACTGTGGGAAGTCTTTTACTGGTAGATACGGCCTCCATTACCATCGGAGACTTCACAGCGGAGAAAGGCCTTATAAGTGCAGTGAATGCAGGAAATCCTTTACTGATAGGTCTAGCCTCCATTAccatcagagagttcacactggagaaaggccATTTAAATGCActgaatgtgggaaatctttcACTGCTATGTCTGGTGTTCGTTATCATCAGAGacttcacagtggagaaaggCCTTTTGACTgtagtgaatgtgggaaatctttcACTGATAGGTCTGGCCTGCATTACCATCAGAGAGTTCACGATGGAGAAAGGCCTTATGATTGCAGTGAATGTGGCAAATCTTTTATCAGTAGATGTGGCCTCCGTTACCATCAGAGacttcacagtggagaaaggCCGTAcgagtgcagtgaatgtgggaagtCCTTTACTGATAGATCTGGCCTCCATTATCATCAGAGAGTTCACGCTAGAGCAAGGGCCTTATGA
- the LOC105105037 gene encoding zinc finger protein 211 isoform X2, which translates to MAAAALRVGAQDSVTFEDVAVYFSREEWCLLDEVHIRLYLDVMLENFALVSMLGSWHGVEGEEIPSKRRVSVEGVSQIRTSGAGVSPEKAQSCKMCVPVLRDILHLAEHQGTHSRQKAYICGACGKQFYFTANLQQPQRQLVTEKLFRCDMGGPSFLKSCTVHVSEDPFTCREIGKTFLASIGLQQQATNCRKKLNNSSECGAVFHSGKSHPSWSECQKASHHRDILVEDERVLSSDGFCECSTCGKAWTQRCTVTQHQKVHIGQRPHKCSECGKCFIQSHHLSTHRKMHTGEKPYECKECDKSFSQRCNFIQHQRVHTGERPYKCSECGKIFTYYSGFLTHQRVHSREKPYKCSDCGKSYTWRSGLRYHLRIHSGERPYQCSECGKSFSQRHQLSVHKEIHTRKKRYECKECGKSFSQRCHFIQHQGVHTGERPYECSDCGKSFTGRYGLHYHRRLHSGERPYKCSECRKSFTDRSSLHYHQRVHTGERPFKCTECGKSFTAMSGVRYHQRLHSGERPFDCSECGKSFTDRSGLHYHQRVHDGERPYDCSECGKSFISRCGLRYHQRLHSGERPYECSECGKSFTDRSGLHYHQRVHARARAL; encoded by the coding sequence gTTCTTGGCATGGAGTTGAGGGTGAAGAGATACCTTCTAAACGGAGGGTATCTGTAGAAGGAGTGTCACAGATCAGGACTTCCGGGGCAGGTGTGTCTCCTGAGAAGGCCCAGTCCTGTAAGATGTGTgtcccagttctgagagacatcCTGCACTTGGCTGAACACCAGGGAACACATAGCAGGCAGAAAGCATACATCTGTGGAGCATGTGGGAAGCAGTTCTATTTCACTGCAAACCTTCAACAGCCCCAGAGGCAGCTGGTTACAGAGAAACTCTTCAGGTGTGATATGGGGGGACCCTCATTTTTGAAGAGCTGCACAGTTCATGTATCAGAGGATCCATTTACCTGCAGGGAGATTGGGAAGACCTTCCTGGCCAGCATTGGTCTTCAGCAACAGGCCACTAATTGCAGGAAGAAACTAAACAACAGTAGTGAATGTGGAGCTGTTTTTCACAGTGGAAAAAGTCATCCCAGCTGGAGCGAATGCCAGAAGGCGTCCCACCACAGAGACATACTTGTTGAGGATGAGAGAGTCCTCAGTAGTGATGGGTTTTGTGAGTGCAGCACATGTGGGAAGGCCTGGACCCAAAGGTGTACAGTTACTCAGCACCAGAAAGTTCACATTGGACAAAGGCCTCACAAGTGCAGCGAATGTGGGAAATGCTTTATCCAAAGCCACCACCTCAGTACACACAGGAAGATGCACACTGGAGAAAAGCCTTATGAGTGCAAGGAATGTGATAAATCTTTTTCTCAAAGATGCAACTTCATTCAGcatcagagagttcacactggagaaaggccttataaatgcagtgaatgtgggaaaataTTTACCTACTATTCTGGTTTCCTTACACATCAAAGAGTTCACAGTAGAGAAAAGCCTTACAAGTGCAGTGATTGTGGGAAATCTTACACTTGGAGGTCTGGCCTTCGTTATCATCTGAGGATTCACAGTGGAGAAAGGCCTTATcagtgcagtgaatgtgggaaatcctttAGCCAAAGGCACCAGCTCAGTGTCCATAAGGAAATCCACACTAGAAAAAAGCGTTATGAGTGCAAGGAATGTGGTAAATCTTTTTCTCAAAGGTGCCACTTCATTCAACATCAGGGAGTTCACACCGGAGAAAGGCCTTATGAGTGCAGTGACTGTGGGAAGTCTTTTACTGGTAGATACGGCCTCCATTACCATCGGAGACTTCACAGCGGAGAAAGGCCTTATAAGTGCAGTGAATGCAGGAAATCCTTTACTGATAGGTCTAGCCTCCATTAccatcagagagttcacactggagaaaggccATTTAAATGCActgaatgtgggaaatctttcACTGCTATGTCTGGTGTTCGTTATCATCAGAGacttcacagtggagaaaggCCTTTTGACTgtagtgaatgtgggaaatctttcACTGATAGGTCTGGCCTGCATTACCATCAGAGAGTTCACGATGGAGAAAGGCCTTATGATTGCAGTGAATGTGGCAAATCTTTTATCAGTAGATGTGGCCTCCGTTACCATCAGAGacttcacagtggagaaaggCCGTAcgagtgcagtgaatgtgggaagtCCTTTACTGATAGATCTGGCCTCCATTATCATCAGAGAGTTCACGCTAGAGCAAGGGCCTTATGA